The following nucleotide sequence is from Lentimicrobiaceae bacterium.
AAGAAAACAATGTTTTTACAAGTTCGCGACATTGTTTATCCATGATTGTGGTGTCCTTACCGGCTTCTATCTTAATATAGCCGTCTATCCAAAAATTTGTATAAGAATAATACCAAACGGCACCCATCGGTGCCCAGGTTTGCGATTGTACTCCTATTGAGCACATCCCACACAAGCAAATAACAAGTAAAAGTTTTTTCATGACTATTGAATTTTAAAAGTTTTTAAATTTTTATCTTTTTTTGACCCTACCCAACCGGCATTCTCCTGATTTTCAGGGTTACTGCGCCCTCCCCTAATTTTAGGGGAGGGATCGGGAGGGGTCTTTTAATTAATTGTTAATAACGAGTTTTTGTTTGCCGATGGTTTTACCGTTTTTGCGGATTGTACCGATTGTACCGATTGTGCAGATTGTGCAGATCGAATATCATTCATAACTTTTTATTTTTCTATTGCTCCAGACTCTAAACTCACTGCTGCTTCAGATAGAAATGCTGTTGCATCAAATTTTATCGTCAATATCCGAACTGCCTTGCCTGAATGTTTTCTATCTTCACCTTATAGCAGCATACTTCATTCACCGCAGGGGTATTATAGTTGAAATCTTTTCCGGTGTAATGCCTCATAATCATGTTCAGGGCTTGCACTTTTTCATCAAAATCATTGATAAATTCCACTTTACCAGAAACGACCACGCTTTTGTATTTCATGCCGTAGCTGCAGGCAACCTGTTCGCTCTGGAACTTCAGTTCGTGAGCTGTGCTCATCACAATGCAAACATTTGGATTGTAGCGAAGGATGTCAATTTTTTTTCCTGTTTGTGCCGAATGCAGATAAATATAGCCATTGTTGTATCCAAAATTAAGTGCAAGGTTGTATGGCATATTGTTTTGGTCAACCATGGCTACGTAACACACCTGGCACTTGCTTATAATACCGTGTATTTCACTTTCGTTTGTAATAATTTTGCTTCTCATAGGGTATTATATTTAAGGTTTGCTGAAAATATCAGGCGAGTCGCGGATATAAAGTTGATTTTGTAAGATTGAAAAAGGGAAAAAAGAACAAAAAATCATTAAAATAAAATTGAGTAAAAAATAGCTCATCATTTTCGTTAAATTCATCAGCAGCAACCGTAGCATCCATCTTCATCTCAAACGGTGTGCTGAACTTTTCTATTTTTATTTGCTTATCTGAATTATACTCTATCATAAATGCAATCTTTAATCACCAAATTAAAGCTTTCCCCTGCACTTATTATTCTATTTTCCACCTTATTTTATTAACAATTATTCTGCTATTATCTTTTCAGCAAACCCTATGTAAAGTTAGAATGGCTAAGGCAGAGATCAGGACTGAACTATTTTGCAATGAAAACTAAAATCCAGGTTGCTTTTAACGCTACCAGAAATAAATTATTAAAGCATAATGGACATTTTTGATGCTGTTTATTTTCATGATTTTTATATCTTCTTTATTCAACTTAGTAATTGCAAATTCCATTCAGCAGCTACATAAATTTATTCTTTTATTAATTTATTTGTGAATATTTTATCGTCAATTTTTAATTCTATAAAATAGATTCCATTATTCAACATCCTTGTATCTATCTTCTCATCAAAACTAATATTTTGACTATAAACTAAAGTCCCAACAACATTGTAAATATTAATCAATCCTTCTTTTTCCAAAGATTTATCTAAGCATATGTTTAATTCATCATCAAACGGATTGGGGTAACAATAAATCGTTTCAACAGAAGGTTGAAGTTTTGGAATGTGTGTTATAACATCCCCTGTTGAGTCCGTTTTAACTAATCTTGGAGTGCCATACATATTATTTGCAAGAAACAAATATAAACCATCTTCAGTTTGAAATATTTCCTTTGGTTCAAGTTTTACTGGAGCATAAATTGAAAAAACACTGTCTCCGGCTTCATCTAATTTCATAACCCAAAGACCATCTACATTCATTTGCGAAGTTTCCATATAGTTTGAAGTAATAAAACCATTATCATTAGTTGTTGCTATTGAATTACAGCTGTTATAAAAATAATTGCTTGCATATATTTTTTTCCATATTTCTTCTCCGTATTGATTTACTTTTAAAAAAATCAGTTGTCCTTCAACAAATTCATTTCCTGCAATAAGCAAGTAGTCGTCCGGTGTTTTAATCATAGAGGAAGAGGCAAAATTATCAAGTATGTTTTTTGTCCATAAAGTGTCTCCGCTATCGTTGATCTTTAATAAAGTACCTGCATTAGAAAGACAATAATACCCATTGTCGAATGATGGAATGATAGACATCCCGGTTGCAAATTCCGCATAATTTTTTGTCCACAGTGTATCTCCATTTTCATTAAGTTTAGTAATAAACAATCCATTATCGTTGGAATAAACGGCCCCTCCAACGCATAAATAACTGTTATCATTTAAGTTTAATACATCCTTGATGTATATTTCGCCATAACTGGTATTGAATTCAGATTCCCATTGAAGTTGATTATATTTATTAAATTTCAGCAGATATGGATTTGTGTAATAATATCCGGCAATTATGTATCCTGAGTCTGCAGTTGCTTTGATGCATTCGGGCATTCCTTCTGCTTCGCGATAAAAAGAAGTATCCCATTCTATAATTCCCAGTGAATCTGTTTGAAAAACGTCCCATCTTTGCATCATTGATTCATATTCAGCACCTGCAAGAATATATTTCTTCGAAAGGGTCTGCGTAAAAGTAGTTGCAGCTTCATTTTGATATATTTTTTCCCATCCTGCCTGTCCAAAGGAAGCAATGCTGTTTAAAGCTATTACCATTAGTAAAAACATCTTTTTCATCTTTTTTTTTATTTTAAAGTTAATATTTTGTTAATCTATAATATTAAAACTCGTATAGATTTCATTACTTTCTGCATCTATACGTTCATATTCGTTTTAAAATTATATCAATACTTGTAATTCTAATAAGGATAGAATTTTAAATAATTAATTAGCACATAACTATTTATTCTATTAATAGCTTTTTGCAAATCACTTCCTGCCCACTAACCAACTTCAGCATGTATAATCCATGTGGGATACCGGATAAAGAAACAGTAGTTTTCTTTTCTGTTAGTTGCCTCGTAAACACAGCCTGTCCCTGCATGCTAAACAGCGTGAGCGTTTGCATCTGTTTATCCGATTCTATGGTAACATAGTCTTTGGCTGGATTGGGTGTAAGCGTTAAACTTTTTCCATTCACTTCATTTACATCTAACCAAAATAATAATGTAATGATATTGGATGGTTCCGATTCGCAATCAGAGTAAAGTGCGGTTACCCAGAAATCACAAAGAAAATCAGAGGGCTTGGTTACTATGACCTTAAGAAAAGTATCTTGAGTGAAAAAAGGCTGAAAACCAAAAGGATCAGGATATAAGTAAACATTATATCCTAACAATCCACCTCTTACCGAATTATCCTTATTATCTTTAAATTTCAGTGCTTTCGGAAGTTTCCCGATTGTATATGGGCATGTATTTGTATAGTGTTCTTTTTGCAGGGAAGAAACAGGTTTTAAAGTAATTTCTTTTCCATCATAGTCCACTAATCCGCAAATATTCCAGTTATAATTATACCCATAGCCAGATAAGGCTTCCCATTCGCTGTCATTTAAACTAATCATATCTCCATAACCTGCAACGGCAGGTCCTTCATCTACACCTGCAGGAAATTCTCCCATAGGTTGAACAATAGAATATCCAATCCAAAGTTCATGAGAAGAATCTATTACTACCGGAACATTCAAATTAATGGTATTCCATTGTTCTATGGCAAGCCCCGAAAGTGGTTGTTCTCTTATCAGGCTGCCTGCATTTTCTCCTGTCCATATTTTCAGAGTATAGTTGGTATTATTTCCTCTTGGAAATATTTTCACTCTATTAAGCAAAAAACCACCATAGGGAATTAGTTGTTCTGGTTCAAAACGTATGGCAGCAGTAAACGTTCCTCCTTCATCAAGGCCTATCCCATCATAATTTATTCCATTATCATATCGTAATTCGGTTTGGAAAGAATTAGCAAAGGGAACCGGAACCGGCGACCACCATACATTAAATCCATATTGAAATCCATATCCATCGAAATTCTTTGGCGCACCGCGGTAATACATATGCAGGTAAACAGAATCTTCCATAAAAAACTCGCAACCTGCATATATTGTAGATACCCGGTAATAATACATTCCTGTATCTGGTTCTGCATCAATAAAAGTTAAATCCGCTATTGGCACATTGGTAAGCAGTTGACCGTTTCGGTAAACGTTATACTGATAATCGCGGTTGTCATCTTTTCCGGAAGGAGACCCCCAGCCAATAACAGCATTATTACAATGCTGAAAAGCATCAACCGATTGCGGTGCATAATTTCCTGTAGGGAAAAAAGCAACACTACCACCATACACCGAATCACAAGCAGGATAAACAGCCGTAAGCACATAAACCGAGGAACATGGAGAATATGTTGTATCGCTGAAATAAGTATTGGTAATCAACGAATCATTTTGCAATATCCCGCTTTCGTAAATATTGTAACCCAGCAGAGTTGTATCGTAAGGCGCATTCCAGTTAAAAGTAACAATGCCGGGTATGGAGTCGGTTCCGGTAAAACCAGTTGGGGGGGGACATGTTAAAATGGTAATAGGACTAGAATAAGTTCCTTGTTCACATTCAGGATACACTGCAGCTACTTCATAAACATAAGTACCTGGCGACAATCCCAGGTCGTCAAACTGTAGCACATAAACAGGATCTTGATTTATTTTCTCGTTGTTACGATAAACATTGTAATAGAAATCCACTCCTGCATCACAGCGGTTAATATTAACCGGAGAAGTCCAGGTAAGATGAACATCATAGCCATCAGCTACTACCTGAAAATTTTCAGGATTAAAGGTACAGCCCCATGCAAGTATCCATGTCCCACCGAAAACTGAATCACAATCAGGATAAACGGCTGCTAATGTATATTCCCATTGACAAGGCATTATATAAGGATCGTAATAAAATGTATCGGTAATAAGTTCGCTGTTGCGTAATATCTCGTTCCGGTAAAGGTTGTAACCCATTGGTGTGGTTATCTCCGGAGCATTCCAACACATAATGATATCATTAACGAGTGGCGGAAACCCAATAAAGCCAGTTGGTGGCATCGCTGGATTTATAATCTCCGATGTGCAGGAGGGAACAGATTCACCAAACGGATTCCAAATTGCCGTAATACAAATGTTAACGTTACCGATATACGCCCATTCAAAGGAAAACACCGTGTCATTTGCCAATGTAGAGTCAATCAGAAGATTGTTCCGGTAAATTTTATAACCGGAAACCGTACCGCCCGGATCGGGCAAAGGCGATTGCCAACTTAGGGTTACAATGTTGCAGTTAACTGTGGATGTTACATTCTGCGGCGGATTCTGTGCTCTCAGATTGCAGGAAATCACTGCCGTAAAAACCAGAAAAAGTAATAGTTTTCTCATAATGCGGGGTATTTTTGAAGGAAATAATCTTACAAATCAACTATTTTCTAAGCTTCCCCTTTAAACAAATTCCCTAAAATATCTATTAAGAAAATAGTTACCCGCAAATGTAAAAAAAATTTTGTTCATATCTTGTAAAGTTTATAAAATTTTTTATGCTGGGCAAAACAATTCAGGATTCATAATGCAGGTAGATTTACCGAAATAAATTAACATTCATCGCCTATGGTGAAATATGGCATGCTGAAATATTATAAGAATGGTTTGCAACCTTAACCCGAACTCAGGTTATTAATGATATTTGTATTGAGTCGCCAGTTTATCAGTGTATTTACCTGATCAAAAAAGCCCAGTCTTTATTTTCCTTCTTTCTGCTGCTAAATCAGCAAAGCCTATGTGTTTCTTATTTTTTATGCTACAAATACAACATCTTTATCGTTATAAACAACAATACTCTAATATTTTATGTGCTTTTTTACCTTGCAACGGTCTTAGTTTATCAAAAAATCAGCCTATATGAATATAAGAATTCAATACCAGCCTGTAAATAATAAGTACAGCTACAGGTAAAAATAACAATAACTTACGATACCGGAATTTTGTCTTCACTTGTATTACAATATTTTTTGAAGTGGGATCATTATAATGCACAAAAATATTAACAATGGGAATAAGCATTGCCAGTAACATCAAAGAAACAGTAATAGGATATTTAGGTGCCATAAGGAAAAACAGTATTATACTTCCGGTAAGCCATGGTAAGAAAATAGTACTAATAACATAATAAACCCTGTTTTGTGGTCGGATAAGGGTTGCCGACAATGACGACATCAGGAAAGCCCTTATTATATACTTTCCGGTAATAAGCATAAAAAAGAATGCAATAACGGAAAAAATAATTTCCTCCACATCAAACATATTGCTCATAAATATCCATTCCGACGAATAAATAAAGCCACTACGTGTAACCATTCCCACTATATATGCTCCAAAAAAGAAATTCGCCCCTTGTAAAATGCACCATGAAAAGAATAAACGGAGATAATGTGCTGATGCCTTCTCAATGAGAAATAATCGTAAAGCAAGTAATGCCAGCAAAATACACACTATGGGCCCTACCGCAAAAATAGTAACCAAAGCTTTTCGTGTCCATAAATTCGAAAGATCACTGATAGGAAATTTTACTTCAAAGTAATTCCAAGTAGATGGTATTGTAAAAGAGTGGGCTGATAATATTGTTAAAAGTTGGTTGATAATAAAAAACAGCAAAAAAGACAATACAAAATAAGATGTTGAAACCACAAAAGATGTAATGTGCTTTTTCCTAAGGTTATAATTTACTACACTCTCTTTCAGCAAACGGAAAAAATGGATGAAGTTGGAATTCATTTTTCGTATTCGCTCCTTTTTAATTTTTTTTCTGATAAATTTAATGTCATCAGGCGTGCGAAATGAAGAAAAAGGATCTTTAAAAAAACGGATAACTTTTTGATTGAAAAGCCTCTTCTGTTCTCTTCTGTATCGTTTTTGCAAATATTTTTGTTCCCTTGTAACTTTTTTCCTAAAACTCAGGGGATTTTTAAGAAAAACAAG
It contains:
- a CDS encoding pyridoxamine 5'-phosphate oxidase family protein, translated to MRSKIITNESEIHGIISKCQVCYVAMVDQNNMPYNLALNFGYNNGYIYLHSAQTGKKIDILRYNPNVCIVMSTAHELKFQSEQVACSYGMKYKSVVVSGKVEFINDFDEKVQALNMIMRHYTGKDFNYNTPAVNEVCCYKVKIENIQARQFGY
- a CDS encoding T9SS type A sorting domain-containing protein, yielding MKKMFLLMVIALNSIASFGQAGWEKIYQNEAATTFTQTLSKKYILAGAEYESMMQRWDVFQTDSLGIIEWDTSFYREAEGMPECIKATADSGYIIAGYYYTNPYLLKFNKYNQLQWESEFNTSYGEIYIKDVLNLNDNSYLCVGGAVYSNDNGLFITKLNENGDTLWTKNYAEFATGMSIIPSFDNGYYCLSNAGTLLKINDSGDTLWTKNILDNFASSSMIKTPDDYLLIAGNEFVEGQLIFLKVNQYGEEIWKKIYASNYFYNSCNSIATTNDNGFITSNYMETSQMNVDGLWVMKLDEAGDSVFSIYAPVKLEPKEIFQTEDGLYLFLANNMYGTPRLVKTDSTGDVITHIPKLQPSVETIYCYPNPFDDELNICLDKSLEKEGLINIYNVVGTLVYSQNISFDEKIDTRMLNNGIYFIELKIDDKIFTNKLIKE
- a CDS encoding T9SS type A sorting domain-containing protein, yielding MRKLLLFLVFTAVISCNLRAQNPPQNVTSTVNCNIVTLSWQSPLPDPGGTVSGYKIYRNNLLIDSTLANDTVFSFEWAYIGNVNICITAIWNPFGESVPSCTSEIINPAMPPTGFIGFPPLVNDIIMCWNAPEITTPMGYNLYRNEILRNSELITDTFYYDPYIMPCQWEYTLAAVYPDCDSVFGGTWILAWGCTFNPENFQVVADGYDVHLTWTSPVNINRCDAGVDFYYNVYRNNEKINQDPVYVLQFDDLGLSPGTYVYEVAAVYPECEQGTYSSPITILTCPPPTGFTGTDSIPGIVTFNWNAPYDTTLLGYNIYESGILQNDSLITNTYFSDTTYSPCSSVYVLTAVYPACDSVYGGSVAFFPTGNYAPQSVDAFQHCNNAVIGWGSPSGKDDNRDYQYNVYRNGQLLTNVPIADLTFIDAEPDTGMYYYRVSTIYAGCEFFMEDSVYLHMYYRGAPKNFDGYGFQYGFNVWWSPVPVPFANSFQTELRYDNGINYDGIGLDEGGTFTAAIRFEPEQLIPYGGFLLNRVKIFPRGNNTNYTLKIWTGENAGSLIREQPLSGLAIEQWNTINLNVPVVIDSSHELWIGYSIVQPMGEFPAGVDEGPAVAGYGDMISLNDSEWEALSGYGYNYNWNICGLVDYDGKEITLKPVSSLQKEHYTNTCPYTIGKLPKALKFKDNKDNSVRGGLLGYNVYLYPDPFGFQPFFTQDTFLKVIVTKPSDFLCDFWVTALYSDCESEPSNIITLLFWLDVNEVNGKSLTLTPNPAKDYVTIESDKQMQTLTLFSMQGQAVFTRQLTEKKTTVSLSGIPHGLYMLKLVSGQEVICKKLLIE